GTTCGACCTGTTCGAGCCTCTCTTCGCTGACGCGGTCGCGCGCGAATTCGCCGCTGGAGACCTGCTGTTCCGCGCCGGCGACCCGGTGGTGTCGATGATCCTGCTCCGGGCCCGGCAGGCCGAGCTGGTCCGTCACACGGGCCATGGGCTGAAGATGATCCTGCAGCGCGCCGGGCCCGGGCATATCCTCGCGGAGGCGTCCGCCTGGTCGGACTCCTACCATTGCGATGCGGTGGTGCCGGAGCCCCGCCTAGCGGCGCTCCTACCGCGCACGGTGTTCCTCTGGCGCGACTGAGATCGGACCCCGACCTTGCTGAACTCTGGACTAGAAACCTAGCGCGGCTCAGGCGGCGCGCCTCAGAGCCGAGATCCGATTACAGCCGCGAGTCGAGGATCGTCTCGATGCCTGGCTCACCGAAGGCCCCAGCCTGCCGGAAAAGGGCCGCTGGCAAGAGGTGGTCGCCGAACTCGGCGTCTGGCGCGAAGCCCTCTATCGCGAATTGTCGCGTCGCCGCACGGAGAACCGCGCATGACTTTCGTCTGGTATCTGATCGCGGCGTTCGCGGAGATCGCAGGGTGCTTCGCATTCTAGGCTTGGGCGCGGCTGGACAAGTCAGCACTCTGGCTGATCCCGGGCCTTGCCAGCCTCGCGCTGTTCGCCTGGATCCTGACGCGGGCCGACAGCACGCTAGCGGGGGGCGCCTATGCCGCCTACGGCGGGGTCTATATCGCGAGCTCCATGCTGTGGATGTGGCTGGTCGAGCCCCCCTCCCCGCCTGACCGATGGGATGTCGCCGGGGCGGCTATCTGCGTCTTCGGTGCAGCAGTAATCCTCCTGCCGCAAAGAACCTGAGCGCATGGACCATCATGACCTGCTGTCCGGTCTGGTGCGGCTGCACATTCTGCACCATGCAGCGCAGCACCCGGTCTGTGGCCAATGGATGATCGACGACCTGGCGCGGCACGGCCGGCCCTGTTCGCCGCGCAGTTCGCCCTGTCGCATGCCTGCTGGCTGCTGACCTATCCGCTGGCCGGCTGGCTTGGTGCGATGCTCGGGCTGGAGGCTACCTTCTATGTTCTGGCAGCGATCGCGGCGGTGGGAACAATGATCGCCGCGCTGGTCTGGCCGGCGGGCGATCCCGGCGTGCTGCCGCACGATCATCCCGAACAGGCGCACACCCATCCGCATACCCATGACGCGCACCACCAGCATGAGCATGAAGACTGGGAAGGGCCGGAGCCGTACAGCCACCCGCACCGGCACGCACCGCTGCAGCACAGCCACGAACTGGTGATCGACGATCATCACCCAGTCTGGCCACAGTGATTTGTGGGAAACAGACAGGCCCGTGACCCAAGTGAAACCGCCTGGGCCACGGGCCGTCGCTTGTCGTCACGGAGCGGTCAGGACAGATCGGCTTTTCGCTGCAGATAATCGTCGCGGTCGATCTCCCCGCGCGCATAGCGTGCCTTGAGGATGTCTAGCGCACTACCGCCGGACTGCGTCGTTGCGTGCGTCTGGTGCCCTGCCCCCAGCCATCGAAACAGCGGGGAGAGGACCACCGCCAGCACGGCGATGAACAGGATGGCCGAGAAGCCGTGGAAGGCCATTCCCCAGAACCATCCGCCACCGTCATAGCCCATCATCGCACCGGGCTGATGCCAGTTCTGCCACATTATATCCTCCCTTCAATCGACCTGGCGCAGGGCGCCGGTCCGGCGGTCGATTGCCAGACGTTGGACCAGCGAGCCCTCCTGGGTGACGATATCGGCCAGGATTTCGCCATGCTCGGTGGGCTTGATCTCGCCGAGCTTCAGCCGCGGATTGCCATGCCAGTCGAGGCGGCGCTGCAGCATCTCCCTGACCTGATCAGGCTTGATCTCCTGGTCGTAGCGGCCGGGCATGCCATAGATCATGCCCTGGCCCGTCATGCCCTGGCCCGTCATACCGGGATGCATCATCCCAGGCCCCGTCGCCCCATAGCCCTGCATCATCGGACCGGGCATGGCGTATCCATTACCCCATCCCCGCATCATCGGCATCGCCCCCGGAAAACGATCGCTATCCGGCCCGCCTGGGGGCTGTTGCATCCAGCCGCCGGGCCAGCCACCCGGCATGCCTTGCCCCTGCATCATCCCGGGGCCAGCGCCAATACCCGGCCCCATGCCCTGCCCCATACCGGAGCCTGGCATGCGCTGGCCCGGAACAGTAGAATCTGTCTGGTTTCCCGGCCCACTTCCCATGGTTTGCGCCCAGGCGCTTGGAGCCATGTCCGTGCCATGTATCGCCAACAGAAGCGCCATCGAAGTCGCGCCGATGAGGATGGGGCGGATCAACTTCATCATGATCTTATTCCTTTCCAGAGGTCGTTCATTTGCCATTGCCATGACCGCCATGGCCCCGATGCATGAAGACATGCAGGCCGATGCAGATCAGCAGAGGCAGGAAGAGAGGCAGCGCTTCGGCGACCTGGAGCCGGTATTCGGCCCACAGAAAGATCGCCAGCGCCGCCAGCATGAGGCAGACCGCATAGCCTGCCGGCGTATTCAGAAAGCCTGTTTGGTTCGTCTTCATATGCTTGCTCGCCTGTCGATGAGGGGAACACCGTCCGCGTAACGAGGGCGGCGTGGCCTCGCGACAGACGCGAGGCACCATCAGACGGGAGCGGGCAACCTCGGAGGGTGCTTGGCGGGGGAGTAA
This window of the Oceanibaculum indicum P24 genome carries:
- a CDS encoding cyclic nucleotide-binding domain-containing protein produces the protein MFDLFEPLFADAVAREFAAGDLLFRAGDPVVSMILLRARQAELVRHTGHGLKMILQRAGPGHILAEASAWSDSYHCDAVVPEPRLAALLPRTVFLWRD
- a CDS encoding MFS transporter, giving the protein MDDRRPGAARPALFAAQFALSHACWLLTYPLAGWLGAMLGLEATFYVLAAIAAVGTMIAALVWPAGDPGVLPHDHPEQAHTHPHTHDAHHQHEHEDWEGPEPYSHPHRHAPLQHSHELVIDDHHPVWPQ
- a CDS encoding SHOCT domain-containing protein, giving the protein MWQNWHQPGAMMGYDGGGWFWGMAFHGFSAILFIAVLAVVLSPLFRWLGAGHQTHATTQSGGSALDILKARYARGEIDRDDYLQRKADLS
- a CDS encoding DUF2933 domain-containing protein, with the translated sequence MKTNQTGFLNTPAGYAVCLMLAALAIFLWAEYRLQVAEALPLFLPLLICIGLHVFMHRGHGGHGNGK